A part of Numenius arquata chromosome 16, bNumArq3.hap1.1, whole genome shotgun sequence genomic DNA contains:
- the AP1B1 gene encoding AP-1 complex subunit beta-1 isoform X9, which yields MTDSKYFTTTKKGEIFELKAELNSDKKEKKKEAVKKVIASMTVGKDVSALFPDVVNCMQTDNLELKKLVYLYLMNYAKSQPDMAIMAVNTFVKDCEDPNPLIRALAVRTMGCIRVDKITEYLCEPLRKCLKDEDPYVRKTAAVCVAKLHDINAQLVEDQGFLDTLKDLISDSNPMVVANAVAALSEIAESHPSSNLLDLNPQSINKLLTALNECTEWGQIFILDCLANYMPKDDREAQSICERVTPRLSHANSAVVLSAVKVLMKFMEMLSKDLDYYGTLLKKLAPPLVTLLSAEPELQYVALRNINLIVQKRPEILKHEMKVFFVKYNDPIYVKLEKLDIMIRLASQANIAQVLAELKEYATEVDVDFVRKAVRAIGRCAIKVEQSAERCVSTLLDLIQTKVNYVVQEAIVVIKDIFRKYPNKYESVIATLCENLDSLDEPEARAAMIWIVGEYAERIDNADELLESFLEGFHDESTQVQLQLLTAIVKLFLKKPTETQELVQQVLSLATQDSDNPDLRDRGYIYWRLLSTDPVAAKEVVLAEKPLISEETDLIEPTLLDELICYIGTLASVYHKPPMSGPPIATSSVQMGAVDLLGGGLDSLMGGGSGSSFTPAPSTTMPANMGAPLGSGLGDLFDLTGGVGTLSGSYVAPKTVWLPAMKAKGLEISGTFSRQVGSISMDLVLTNKALQVMSDFAIQFNRNSFGLAPAAPLQVHAPLAPNQSVEISLPLNTVGSVMKMDPLNNLQVAVKNNIDVFYFSTLYPLHILFVEDGKMERQMFLATWKDIPNENEAQFQIKDCSLNADAVSSKLQGSNIFTIAKRNVEGQDMLYQSLKLTNGIWVLAELRIQPSNPSFTLSLKCRAPEVSQYVYQAYETILKN from the exons CGCTCTCTTCCCGGATGTGGTGAACTGTATGCAGACGGACAACCTGGAGCTGAAAAAGCTGGTCTACCTCTACCTGATGAACTACGCCAAGAGCCAGCCGGACATGGCCATCATGGCAGTCAACACCTTCGTGAAG GACTGTGAGGACCCAAACCCTCTGATCCGGGCTCTGGCTGTGCGGACCATGGGCTGCATCCGCGTGGACAAGATCACGGAGTATCTCTGTGAGCCCCTGCGGAAGTGCCTGAAGGACGAGGACCCTTACGTGCGCAAGACGGCAGCTGTCTGCGTGGCGAAGCTCCACGACATCAACGCCCAACTGGTGGAGGACCAGGGCTTCCTGGACACCCTTAAGGACCTCATCTCGGACTCCAACCCCATG GTAGTGGCCAATGCAGTAGCGGCTCTGTCGGAAATAGCGGAGTCTCACCCGAGCAGTAACCTCCTGGACCTCAACCCCCAGTCCATCAACAAGCTGCTCACGGCCTTGAACGAGTGCACGGAGTGGGGCCAGATCTTCATCCTGGACTGCCTGGCGAACTACATGCCCAAGGATGATCGGGAGGCCCAGAG cATTTGCGAGCGGGTGACGCCCCGGCTGTCCCACGCCAACTCAGCGGTGGTGCTCTCGGCGGTGAAGGTGCTGATGAAATTCATGGAGATGCTGTCGAAGGACCTGGATTATTACGGCACGCTGCTGAAGAAGCTGGCCCCGCCGCTGGTCACCCTGCTCTCTGCGGAGCCCGAGCTGCAGTACGTGGCTCTCCGCAACATCAACCTCATCGTGCAGAAGAG GCCCGAGATCCTGAAGCACGAGATGAAGGTGTTCTTTGTGAAGTACAACGACCCCATCTATGTCAAACTGGAGAAGCTGGACATCATGATCCGCCTGGCTTCCCAGGCCAACATTGCTCAG GTGCTGGCGGAGCTGAAGGAATACGCCACGGAGGTGGATGTGGACTTCGTAAGGAAGGCGGTTCGAGCCATTGGCCGCTGTGCCATCAAGGTGGAG CAATCTGCCGAGCGCTGTGTCAGCACCCTGCTCGACCTCATCCAGACCAAAGTCAACTACGTGGTGCAGGAGGCCATTGTCGTCATCAAGGACATCTTCCGCAAGTACCCCAACAA GTACGAGAGTGTCATCGCCACCCTCTGTGAGAACCTCGACTCCCTGGATGAACCCGAGGCCCGGGCTGCCATGATCTGGATCGTGGGAGAGTATGCCGAGCGGATTGACAACGCCGACGAGCTGCTGGAGAGCTTCCTGGAGGGATTCCATGATGAGAGCACCCAG gtccagctgcagctgctgacGGCCATCGTGAAGCTCTTTCTGAAGAAGCCCACGGAGACGCAGGAGCTGGTGCAGCAGGTTCTGAGCTTGGCCACGCAG GACTCCGACAACCCCGACCTGCGGGACCGTGGCTACATCTACTGGCGCCTGCTCTCCACCGACCCCGTGGCCGCCAAGGAGGTGGTGCTGGCCGAGAAGCCCCTCATCTCCGAGGAGACGGACCTGATCGAGCCCACGCTCCTGGACGAGCTGATCTGCTACATCGGGACGCTGGCCTCCGTCTACCACAAACCTCCCA TGAGCGGGCCTCCCATCGCCACCTCCTCTGTGCAGATGGGCGCCGTGGACCTCCTCGGAGGTGGCTTGGACAGCCTG ATGGGTggtggcagcggcagcagctTCACACCAGCGCCCAGCACCACGATGCCGGCGAACATGGGGGCACCCCTGGGCAGTGGCTTGGGAGACCTCTTCGACCTCACCGGTGGGGTGGGGACCCTGTCGGGATCCTACGTGGCACCCAAAACG GTCTGGCTCCCTGCCATGAAGGCCAAGGGGCTGGAGATCTCCGGCACCTTCAGCCGGCAGGTGGGCTCCATCTCTATGGACCTCGTGCTGACGAACAAGGCTCTGCAGGTCATGTCTGACTTCGCCATCCAGTTCAACCGCAACAG CTTCGGCCtggccccagcagctcctctccaggTCCATGCGCCTCTCGCCCCCAACCAGTCTGTGGAGATCTCCCTTCCACTGAACACCGTCGGCTCGGTCATGAAGATGGACCCCTTGAACAACCTCCAG GTCGCGGTGAAAAACAACATCGACGTCTTCTACTTCAGCACCCTGTACCCGCTGCACATCCTCTTCGTGGAGGACGGGAAGATGG AGCGGCAGatgttcctggccacttggaagGACATTCCCAACGAGAACGAAGCCCAGTTCCAGATTAAAGACTGTTCTCTCAATGCAG ATGCCGTTAGCAGCAAACTCCAAGGCAGCAACATCTTCACCATCGCCAAGAGGAACGTGGAGGGCCAGGACATGCTCTACCAGTCCCTGAAGCTCACCAACGGCATCTGGGTGCTGGCAGAGCTCAGGATCCAGCCCAGCAATCCCAGTTTCACG TTGTCCCTGAAATGCCGAGCGCCGGAGGTGTCCCAGTACGTCTACCAAGCCTACGAAACCATCCTGAAGAACTAA
- the AP1B1 gene encoding AP-1 complex subunit beta-1 isoform X7, which produces MTDSKYFTTTKKGEIFELKAELNSDKKEKKKEAVKKVIASMTVGKDVSALFPDVVNCMQTDNLELKKLVYLYLMNYAKSQPDMAIMAVNTFVKDCEDPNPLIRALAVRTMGCIRVDKITEYLCEPLRKCLKDEDPYVRKTAAVCVAKLHDINAQLVEDQGFLDTLKDLISDSNPMVVANAVAALSEIAESHPSSNLLDLNPQSINKLLTALNECTEWGQIFILDCLANYMPKDDREAQSICERVTPRLSHANSAVVLSAVKVLMKFMEMLSKDLDYYGTLLKKLAPPLVTLLSAEPELQYVALRNINLIVQKRPEILKHEMKVFFVKYNDPIYVKLEKLDIMIRLASQANIAQVLAELKEYATEVDVDFVRKAVRAIGRCAIKVEQSAERCVSTLLDLIQTKVNYVVQEAIVVIKDIFRKYPNKYESVIATLCENLDSLDEPEARAAMIWIVGEYAERIDNADELLESFLEGFHDESTQVQLQLLTAIVKLFLKKPTETQELVQQVLSLATQDSDNPDLRDRGYIYWRLLSTDPVAAKEVVLAEKPLISEETDLIEPTLLDELICYIGTLASVYHKPPSAFVEGSRGVVHKSLPPRTGSSESAESPDTAPSGVQAAEQPAVIPTQGDLLGDLLNLDLGPPVSGPPIATSSVQMGAVDLLGGGLDSLMGGGSGSSFTPAPSTTMPANMGAPLGSGLGDLFDLTGGVGTLSGSYVAPKTVWLPAMKAKGLEISGTFSRQVGSISMDLVLTNKALQVMSDFAIQFNRNSFGLAPAAPLQVHAPLAPNQSVEISLPLNTVGSVMKMDPLNNLQVAVKNNIDVFYFSTLYPLHILFVEDGKMERQMFLATWKDIPNENEAQFQIKDCSLNADAVSSKLQGSNIFTIAKRNVEGQDMLYQSLKLTNGIWVLAELRIQPSNPSFTLSLKCRAPEVSQYVYQAYETILKN; this is translated from the exons CGCTCTCTTCCCGGATGTGGTGAACTGTATGCAGACGGACAACCTGGAGCTGAAAAAGCTGGTCTACCTCTACCTGATGAACTACGCCAAGAGCCAGCCGGACATGGCCATCATGGCAGTCAACACCTTCGTGAAG GACTGTGAGGACCCAAACCCTCTGATCCGGGCTCTGGCTGTGCGGACCATGGGCTGCATCCGCGTGGACAAGATCACGGAGTATCTCTGTGAGCCCCTGCGGAAGTGCCTGAAGGACGAGGACCCTTACGTGCGCAAGACGGCAGCTGTCTGCGTGGCGAAGCTCCACGACATCAACGCCCAACTGGTGGAGGACCAGGGCTTCCTGGACACCCTTAAGGACCTCATCTCGGACTCCAACCCCATG GTAGTGGCCAATGCAGTAGCGGCTCTGTCGGAAATAGCGGAGTCTCACCCGAGCAGTAACCTCCTGGACCTCAACCCCCAGTCCATCAACAAGCTGCTCACGGCCTTGAACGAGTGCACGGAGTGGGGCCAGATCTTCATCCTGGACTGCCTGGCGAACTACATGCCCAAGGATGATCGGGAGGCCCAGAG cATTTGCGAGCGGGTGACGCCCCGGCTGTCCCACGCCAACTCAGCGGTGGTGCTCTCGGCGGTGAAGGTGCTGATGAAATTCATGGAGATGCTGTCGAAGGACCTGGATTATTACGGCACGCTGCTGAAGAAGCTGGCCCCGCCGCTGGTCACCCTGCTCTCTGCGGAGCCCGAGCTGCAGTACGTGGCTCTCCGCAACATCAACCTCATCGTGCAGAAGAG GCCCGAGATCCTGAAGCACGAGATGAAGGTGTTCTTTGTGAAGTACAACGACCCCATCTATGTCAAACTGGAGAAGCTGGACATCATGATCCGCCTGGCTTCCCAGGCCAACATTGCTCAG GTGCTGGCGGAGCTGAAGGAATACGCCACGGAGGTGGATGTGGACTTCGTAAGGAAGGCGGTTCGAGCCATTGGCCGCTGTGCCATCAAGGTGGAG CAATCTGCCGAGCGCTGTGTCAGCACCCTGCTCGACCTCATCCAGACCAAAGTCAACTACGTGGTGCAGGAGGCCATTGTCGTCATCAAGGACATCTTCCGCAAGTACCCCAACAA GTACGAGAGTGTCATCGCCACCCTCTGTGAGAACCTCGACTCCCTGGATGAACCCGAGGCCCGGGCTGCCATGATCTGGATCGTGGGAGAGTATGCCGAGCGGATTGACAACGCCGACGAGCTGCTGGAGAGCTTCCTGGAGGGATTCCATGATGAGAGCACCCAG gtccagctgcagctgctgacGGCCATCGTGAAGCTCTTTCTGAAGAAGCCCACGGAGACGCAGGAGCTGGTGCAGCAGGTTCTGAGCTTGGCCACGCAG GACTCCGACAACCCCGACCTGCGGGACCGTGGCTACATCTACTGGCGCCTGCTCTCCACCGACCCCGTGGCCGCCAAGGAGGTGGTGCTGGCCGAGAAGCCCCTCATCTCCGAGGAGACGGACCTGATCGAGCCCACGCTCCTGGACGAGCTGATCTGCTACATCGGGACGCTGGCCTCCGTCTACCACAAACCTCCCAGCGCCTTcgtggaggggagcagaggggtcgtGCACAAGAGTTTGCCCCCGCGAACGGGCTC GAGCGAGAGCGCCGAGAGCCCCGACACAGCCCCCTCGGGGgtgcaggcggcggagcagccggCCGTCATCCCCACTCAAGGCGACCTGCTGGGTGACCTGCTGAACCTGGACCTGGGTCCCCCGGTGAGCGGGCCTCCCATCGCCACCTCCTCTGTGCAGATGGGCGCCGTGGACCTCCTCGGAGGTGGCTTGGACAGCCTG ATGGGTggtggcagcggcagcagctTCACACCAGCGCCCAGCACCACGATGCCGGCGAACATGGGGGCACCCCTGGGCAGTGGCTTGGGAGACCTCTTCGACCTCACCGGTGGGGTGGGGACCCTGTCGGGATCCTACGTGGCACCCAAAACG GTCTGGCTCCCTGCCATGAAGGCCAAGGGGCTGGAGATCTCCGGCACCTTCAGCCGGCAGGTGGGCTCCATCTCTATGGACCTCGTGCTGACGAACAAGGCTCTGCAGGTCATGTCTGACTTCGCCATCCAGTTCAACCGCAACAG CTTCGGCCtggccccagcagctcctctccaggTCCATGCGCCTCTCGCCCCCAACCAGTCTGTGGAGATCTCCCTTCCACTGAACACCGTCGGCTCGGTCATGAAGATGGACCCCTTGAACAACCTCCAG GTCGCGGTGAAAAACAACATCGACGTCTTCTACTTCAGCACCCTGTACCCGCTGCACATCCTCTTCGTGGAGGACGGGAAGATGG AGCGGCAGatgttcctggccacttggaagGACATTCCCAACGAGAACGAAGCCCAGTTCCAGATTAAAGACTGTTCTCTCAATGCAG ATGCCGTTAGCAGCAAACTCCAAGGCAGCAACATCTTCACCATCGCCAAGAGGAACGTGGAGGGCCAGGACATGCTCTACCAGTCCCTGAAGCTCACCAACGGCATCTGGGTGCTGGCAGAGCTCAGGATCCAGCCCAGCAATCCCAGTTTCACG TTGTCCCTGAAATGCCGAGCGCCGGAGGTGTCCCAGTACGTCTACCAAGCCTACGAAACCATCCTGAAGAACTAA
- the AP1B1 gene encoding AP-1 complex subunit beta-1 isoform X6 — translation MTDSKYFTTTKKGEIFELKAELNSDKKEKKKEAVKKVIASMTVGKDVSALFPDVVNCMQTDNLELKKLVYLYLMNYAKSQPDMAIMAVNTFVKDCEDPNPLIRALAVRTMGCIRVDKITEYLCEPLRKCLKDEDPYVRKTAAVCVAKLHDINAQLVEDQGFLDTLKDLISDSNPMVVANAVAALSEIAESHPSSNLLDLNPQSINKLLTALNECTEWGQIFILDCLANYMPKDDREAQSICERVTPRLSHANSAVVLSAVKVLMKFMEMLSKDLDYYGTLLKKLAPPLVTLLSAEPELQYVALRNINLIVQKRPEILKHEMKVFFVKYNDPIYVKLEKLDIMIRLASQANIAQVLAELKEYATEVDVDFVRKAVRAIGRCAIKVEQSAERCVSTLLDLIQTKVNYVVQEAIVVIKDIFRKYPNKYESVIATLCENLDSLDEPEARAAMIWIVGEYAERIDNADELLESFLEGFHDESTQVQLQLLTAIVKLFLKKPTETQELVQQVLSLATQDSDNPDLRDRGYIYWRLLSTDPVAAKEVVLAEKPLISEETDLIEPTLLDELICYIGTLASVYHKPPSAFVEGSRGVVHKSLPPRTGSSESAESPDTAPSGVQAAEQPAVIPTQGDLLGDLLNLDLGPPVSGPPIATSSVQMGAVDLLGGGLDSLMGGGSGSSFTPAPSTTMPANMGAPLGSGLGDLFDLTGGVGTLSGSYVAPKTVWLPAMKAKGLEISGTFSRQVGSISMDLVLTNKALQVMSDFAIQFNRNSFGLAPAAPLQVHAPLAPNQSVEISLPLNTVGSVMKMDPLNNLQVAVKNNIDVFYFSTLYPLHILFVEDGKMERQMFLATWKDIPNENEAQFQIKDCSLNADAVSSKLQGSNIFTIAKRNVEGQDMLYQSLKLTNGIWVLAELRIQPSNPSFTDLELSLKCRAPEVSQYVYQAYETILKN, via the exons CGCTCTCTTCCCGGATGTGGTGAACTGTATGCAGACGGACAACCTGGAGCTGAAAAAGCTGGTCTACCTCTACCTGATGAACTACGCCAAGAGCCAGCCGGACATGGCCATCATGGCAGTCAACACCTTCGTGAAG GACTGTGAGGACCCAAACCCTCTGATCCGGGCTCTGGCTGTGCGGACCATGGGCTGCATCCGCGTGGACAAGATCACGGAGTATCTCTGTGAGCCCCTGCGGAAGTGCCTGAAGGACGAGGACCCTTACGTGCGCAAGACGGCAGCTGTCTGCGTGGCGAAGCTCCACGACATCAACGCCCAACTGGTGGAGGACCAGGGCTTCCTGGACACCCTTAAGGACCTCATCTCGGACTCCAACCCCATG GTAGTGGCCAATGCAGTAGCGGCTCTGTCGGAAATAGCGGAGTCTCACCCGAGCAGTAACCTCCTGGACCTCAACCCCCAGTCCATCAACAAGCTGCTCACGGCCTTGAACGAGTGCACGGAGTGGGGCCAGATCTTCATCCTGGACTGCCTGGCGAACTACATGCCCAAGGATGATCGGGAGGCCCAGAG cATTTGCGAGCGGGTGACGCCCCGGCTGTCCCACGCCAACTCAGCGGTGGTGCTCTCGGCGGTGAAGGTGCTGATGAAATTCATGGAGATGCTGTCGAAGGACCTGGATTATTACGGCACGCTGCTGAAGAAGCTGGCCCCGCCGCTGGTCACCCTGCTCTCTGCGGAGCCCGAGCTGCAGTACGTGGCTCTCCGCAACATCAACCTCATCGTGCAGAAGAG GCCCGAGATCCTGAAGCACGAGATGAAGGTGTTCTTTGTGAAGTACAACGACCCCATCTATGTCAAACTGGAGAAGCTGGACATCATGATCCGCCTGGCTTCCCAGGCCAACATTGCTCAG GTGCTGGCGGAGCTGAAGGAATACGCCACGGAGGTGGATGTGGACTTCGTAAGGAAGGCGGTTCGAGCCATTGGCCGCTGTGCCATCAAGGTGGAG CAATCTGCCGAGCGCTGTGTCAGCACCCTGCTCGACCTCATCCAGACCAAAGTCAACTACGTGGTGCAGGAGGCCATTGTCGTCATCAAGGACATCTTCCGCAAGTACCCCAACAA GTACGAGAGTGTCATCGCCACCCTCTGTGAGAACCTCGACTCCCTGGATGAACCCGAGGCCCGGGCTGCCATGATCTGGATCGTGGGAGAGTATGCCGAGCGGATTGACAACGCCGACGAGCTGCTGGAGAGCTTCCTGGAGGGATTCCATGATGAGAGCACCCAG gtccagctgcagctgctgacGGCCATCGTGAAGCTCTTTCTGAAGAAGCCCACGGAGACGCAGGAGCTGGTGCAGCAGGTTCTGAGCTTGGCCACGCAG GACTCCGACAACCCCGACCTGCGGGACCGTGGCTACATCTACTGGCGCCTGCTCTCCACCGACCCCGTGGCCGCCAAGGAGGTGGTGCTGGCCGAGAAGCCCCTCATCTCCGAGGAGACGGACCTGATCGAGCCCACGCTCCTGGACGAGCTGATCTGCTACATCGGGACGCTGGCCTCCGTCTACCACAAACCTCCCAGCGCCTTcgtggaggggagcagaggggtcgtGCACAAGAGTTTGCCCCCGCGAACGGGCTC GAGCGAGAGCGCCGAGAGCCCCGACACAGCCCCCTCGGGGgtgcaggcggcggagcagccggCCGTCATCCCCACTCAAGGCGACCTGCTGGGTGACCTGCTGAACCTGGACCTGGGTCCCCCGGTGAGCGGGCCTCCCATCGCCACCTCCTCTGTGCAGATGGGCGCCGTGGACCTCCTCGGAGGTGGCTTGGACAGCCTG ATGGGTggtggcagcggcagcagctTCACACCAGCGCCCAGCACCACGATGCCGGCGAACATGGGGGCACCCCTGGGCAGTGGCTTGGGAGACCTCTTCGACCTCACCGGTGGGGTGGGGACCCTGTCGGGATCCTACGTGGCACCCAAAACG GTCTGGCTCCCTGCCATGAAGGCCAAGGGGCTGGAGATCTCCGGCACCTTCAGCCGGCAGGTGGGCTCCATCTCTATGGACCTCGTGCTGACGAACAAGGCTCTGCAGGTCATGTCTGACTTCGCCATCCAGTTCAACCGCAACAG CTTCGGCCtggccccagcagctcctctccaggTCCATGCGCCTCTCGCCCCCAACCAGTCTGTGGAGATCTCCCTTCCACTGAACACCGTCGGCTCGGTCATGAAGATGGACCCCTTGAACAACCTCCAG GTCGCGGTGAAAAACAACATCGACGTCTTCTACTTCAGCACCCTGTACCCGCTGCACATCCTCTTCGTGGAGGACGGGAAGATGG AGCGGCAGatgttcctggccacttggaagGACATTCCCAACGAGAACGAAGCCCAGTTCCAGATTAAAGACTGTTCTCTCAATGCAG ATGCCGTTAGCAGCAAACTCCAAGGCAGCAACATCTTCACCATCGCCAAGAGGAACGTGGAGGGCCAGGACATGCTCTACCAGTCCCTGAAGCTCACCAACGGCATCTGGGTGCTGGCAGAGCTCAGGATCCAGCCCAGCAATCCCAGTTTCACG GATTTGGAG TTGTCCCTGAAATGCCGAGCGCCGGAGGTGTCCCAGTACGTCTACCAAGCCTACGAAACCATCCTGAAGAACTAA
- the AP1B1 gene encoding AP-1 complex subunit beta-1 isoform X1 — protein sequence MTDSKYFTTTKKGEIFELKAELNSDKKEKKKEAVKKVIASMTVGKDVSALFPDVVNCMQTDNLELKKLVYLYLMNYAKSQPDMAIMAVNTFVKDCEDPNPLIRALAVRTMGCIRVDKITEYLCEPLRKCLKDEDPYVRKTAAVCVAKLHDINAQLVEDQGFLDTLKDLISDSNPMVVANAVAALSEIAESHPSSNLLDLNPQSINKLLTALNECTEWGQIFILDCLANYMPKDDREAQSICERVTPRLSHANSAVVLSAVKVLMKFMEMLSKDLDYYGTLLKKLAPPLVTLLSAEPELQYVALRNINLIVQKRPEILKHEMKVFFVKYNDPIYVKLEKLDIMIRLASQANIAQVLAELKEYATEVDVDFVRKAVRAIGRCAIKVEQSAERCVSTLLDLIQTKVNYVVQEAIVVIKDIFRKYPNKYESVIATLCENLDSLDEPEARAAMIWIVGEYAERIDNADELLESFLEGFHDESTQVQLQLLTAIVKLFLKKPTETQELVQQVLSLATQDSDNPDLRDRGYIYWRLLSTDPVAAKEVVLAEKPLISEETDLIEPTLLDELICYIGTLASVYHKPPSAFVEGSRGVVHKSLPPRTGSSESAESPDTAPSGVQAAEQPAVIPTQGDLLGDLLNLDLGPPVSGPPIATSSVQMGAVDLLGGGLDSLMGDESEGLRSDVGGSPAMGGGSGSSFTPAPSTTMPANMGAPLGSGLGDLFDLTGGVGTLSGSYVAPKTVWLPAMKAKGLEISGTFSRQVGSISMDLVLTNKALQVMSDFAIQFNRNSFGLAPAAPLQVHAPLAPNQSVEISLPLNTVGSVMKMDPLNNLQVAVKNNIDVFYFSTLYPLHILFVEDGKMERQMFLATWKDIPNENEAQFQIKDCSLNADAVSSKLQGSNIFTIAKRNVEGQDMLYQSLKLTNGIWVLAELRIQPSNPSFTLSLKCRAPEVSQYVYQAYETILKN from the exons CGCTCTCTTCCCGGATGTGGTGAACTGTATGCAGACGGACAACCTGGAGCTGAAAAAGCTGGTCTACCTCTACCTGATGAACTACGCCAAGAGCCAGCCGGACATGGCCATCATGGCAGTCAACACCTTCGTGAAG GACTGTGAGGACCCAAACCCTCTGATCCGGGCTCTGGCTGTGCGGACCATGGGCTGCATCCGCGTGGACAAGATCACGGAGTATCTCTGTGAGCCCCTGCGGAAGTGCCTGAAGGACGAGGACCCTTACGTGCGCAAGACGGCAGCTGTCTGCGTGGCGAAGCTCCACGACATCAACGCCCAACTGGTGGAGGACCAGGGCTTCCTGGACACCCTTAAGGACCTCATCTCGGACTCCAACCCCATG GTAGTGGCCAATGCAGTAGCGGCTCTGTCGGAAATAGCGGAGTCTCACCCGAGCAGTAACCTCCTGGACCTCAACCCCCAGTCCATCAACAAGCTGCTCACGGCCTTGAACGAGTGCACGGAGTGGGGCCAGATCTTCATCCTGGACTGCCTGGCGAACTACATGCCCAAGGATGATCGGGAGGCCCAGAG cATTTGCGAGCGGGTGACGCCCCGGCTGTCCCACGCCAACTCAGCGGTGGTGCTCTCGGCGGTGAAGGTGCTGATGAAATTCATGGAGATGCTGTCGAAGGACCTGGATTATTACGGCACGCTGCTGAAGAAGCTGGCCCCGCCGCTGGTCACCCTGCTCTCTGCGGAGCCCGAGCTGCAGTACGTGGCTCTCCGCAACATCAACCTCATCGTGCAGAAGAG GCCCGAGATCCTGAAGCACGAGATGAAGGTGTTCTTTGTGAAGTACAACGACCCCATCTATGTCAAACTGGAGAAGCTGGACATCATGATCCGCCTGGCTTCCCAGGCCAACATTGCTCAG GTGCTGGCGGAGCTGAAGGAATACGCCACGGAGGTGGATGTGGACTTCGTAAGGAAGGCGGTTCGAGCCATTGGCCGCTGTGCCATCAAGGTGGAG CAATCTGCCGAGCGCTGTGTCAGCACCCTGCTCGACCTCATCCAGACCAAAGTCAACTACGTGGTGCAGGAGGCCATTGTCGTCATCAAGGACATCTTCCGCAAGTACCCCAACAA GTACGAGAGTGTCATCGCCACCCTCTGTGAGAACCTCGACTCCCTGGATGAACCCGAGGCCCGGGCTGCCATGATCTGGATCGTGGGAGAGTATGCCGAGCGGATTGACAACGCCGACGAGCTGCTGGAGAGCTTCCTGGAGGGATTCCATGATGAGAGCACCCAG gtccagctgcagctgctgacGGCCATCGTGAAGCTCTTTCTGAAGAAGCCCACGGAGACGCAGGAGCTGGTGCAGCAGGTTCTGAGCTTGGCCACGCAG GACTCCGACAACCCCGACCTGCGGGACCGTGGCTACATCTACTGGCGCCTGCTCTCCACCGACCCCGTGGCCGCCAAGGAGGTGGTGCTGGCCGAGAAGCCCCTCATCTCCGAGGAGACGGACCTGATCGAGCCCACGCTCCTGGACGAGCTGATCTGCTACATCGGGACGCTGGCCTCCGTCTACCACAAACCTCCCAGCGCCTTcgtggaggggagcagaggggtcgtGCACAAGAGTTTGCCCCCGCGAACGGGCTC GAGCGAGAGCGCCGAGAGCCCCGACACAGCCCCCTCGGGGgtgcaggcggcggagcagccggCCGTCATCCCCACTCAAGGCGACCTGCTGGGTGACCTGCTGAACCTGGACCTGGGTCCCCCGGTGAGCGGGCCTCCCATCGCCACCTCCTCTGTGCAGATGGGCGCCGTGGACCTCCTCGGAGGTGGCTTGGACAGCCTG ATGGGGGACGAGTCGGAAGGG CTGCGAAGCGATGTGGGAGGCAGCCCTGCT ATGGGTggtggcagcggcagcagctTCACACCAGCGCCCAGCACCACGATGCCGGCGAACATGGGGGCACCCCTGGGCAGTGGCTTGGGAGACCTCTTCGACCTCACCGGTGGGGTGGGGACCCTGTCGGGATCCTACGTGGCACCCAAAACG GTCTGGCTCCCTGCCATGAAGGCCAAGGGGCTGGAGATCTCCGGCACCTTCAGCCGGCAGGTGGGCTCCATCTCTATGGACCTCGTGCTGACGAACAAGGCTCTGCAGGTCATGTCTGACTTCGCCATCCAGTTCAACCGCAACAG CTTCGGCCtggccccagcagctcctctccaggTCCATGCGCCTCTCGCCCCCAACCAGTCTGTGGAGATCTCCCTTCCACTGAACACCGTCGGCTCGGTCATGAAGATGGACCCCTTGAACAACCTCCAG GTCGCGGTGAAAAACAACATCGACGTCTTCTACTTCAGCACCCTGTACCCGCTGCACATCCTCTTCGTGGAGGACGGGAAGATGG AGCGGCAGatgttcctggccacttggaagGACATTCCCAACGAGAACGAAGCCCAGTTCCAGATTAAAGACTGTTCTCTCAATGCAG ATGCCGTTAGCAGCAAACTCCAAGGCAGCAACATCTTCACCATCGCCAAGAGGAACGTGGAGGGCCAGGACATGCTCTACCAGTCCCTGAAGCTCACCAACGGCATCTGGGTGCTGGCAGAGCTCAGGATCCAGCCCAGCAATCCCAGTTTCACG TTGTCCCTGAAATGCCGAGCGCCGGAGGTGTCCCAGTACGTCTACCAAGCCTACGAAACCATCCTGAAGAACTAA